In Citrus sinensis cultivar Valencia sweet orange chromosome 4, DVS_A1.0, whole genome shotgun sequence, one DNA window encodes the following:
- the LOC102608799 gene encoding phosphatidylinositol-3-phosphatase myotubularin-1-like isoform X1, with protein sequence MAAPRPRSTRSTSLRDSDKLEGTACWDALEWTKIEPVTSSVSHANLDLLLDAERIVVEGYGVVLVNTDEAGTLIVTNFRILFLSEGTRNIIALGTIPLAAIEKLNKMAVKIQSTPRQTDKNPSRRLLQVIGKDMRIVVFGFRPKTKQRRAVYDALVKCATPARIWDIYAFSSGPSKCVNTNPKVRLLNEYFRLLGKSSSSATMDMIEEGSFTLSNELWRISDINSTYTMCQSYPFALIVPECIIDQELLQASSFRARYRLPVISWCHSGTGAVLARSSQPLVGLMMNMRSNADEKLVASLCTQLAGGKMSRRKLYIADARPRKNALANGAMGGGSESSSNYFQSEIVFFGIDNIHAMRESFARLRDYLDTHGTTSSDGMSSFLRHGGWTWGGGNLSSMSASVSTLGDSGWLIHVQSILAGSAWIAAQIALESASVLVHCSDGWDRTTQLVALANLLLDPYYRTFAGFQALVEKDWLAFGHPFSDRVGMPTLSGSGDISFELCRQSSTGSFPSSPMRQSSGSLAPQASGSSHAQNNYSPIFLQWVDCVSQLMRMYPFAFEFSSAFLVDFLDCVLSCRFGNFLCNSEKERQQCGVAEACGCLWAYLADLRSSAGSSHVHYNLFYDPLKHNGPLLPPAAALAPTLWPQFHLRWACPTEAQTGELEAQCRDMAIKFSELKKAKELAEKKAKETMIAMESQTAELRKEKQLRSKAVNVASRASKESEAINRAVQSLGCKVQFSSSGDCTVDFEGNTTESPLKMSASKRVSDGSIQYDEKSDFSVSVTVMDDVVSSNPIGRVCEALCPLRTGDGGCRWPDAGCAQLGSQFVGLKANFDAFDRLSIYDSYFQSE encoded by the exons atgGCCGCGCCGAGGCCGAGGTCAACTCGGTCAACGTCTCTCCGGGACTCCGACAAGCTCGAAGGGACCGCCTGCTGGGACGCTCTCGAATGGACCAAAATTGAA CCGGTTACCAGCTCCGTATCTCACGCTAATCTTGATTTGTTGCTCGACGCTGAACGAATTGTAGTTGAG GGATATGGTGTTGTTCTTGTTAATACAGATGAGGCAGGTACTTTGATAGTGACAAATTTTCGAATTCTATTTTTG AGTGAAGGAACCAGAAATATCATTGCACTTGGCACAATACCGCTGGCAGCTATTGAGAAGTTGAACAAAATG GCCGTGAAGATTCAGTCAACCCCTCGTCAAACTGACAAGAATCCTTCACGACGACTTCTCCAAGTCATTG GCAAAGATATGAGAATTGTTGTCTTTGGTTTCCGCCCTAAAACAAAGCAG AGGCGTGCTGTTTATGATGCATTAGTGAAGTGTGCAACGCCAGCAAGAATCTGGGATATTTATGCTTTTTCATCTGGGCCTTCCAAATGTGTTAATACCAACCCAAAGGTGCGGTTATTGAATGAGTATTTTCGTCTTCTTGGAAAAAGTTCCAGCTCTGCAACCATGGACATGATTGAAGAGGGTTCATTTACACTGTCAAATGAGTTGTGGAGAATAAGTGACATAAATTCCACCTATACAATGTGCCAGAGTTATCCATTTGCTTTGATTGTTCCAGAATGTATTAT TGATCAGGAATTGCTCCAGGCTTCCTCCTTTCGTGCACGGTATCGATTGCCTGTAATTTCTTGGTGTCATTCTG GAACTGGAGCAGTCCTTGCTCGTTCATCTCAACCCTTAGTTGGCCTCATGATGAATATGAGAAG CAACGCTGATGAAAAGCTTGTTGCTTCCCTATGCACGCAACTTGCTGGTGGAAAGATGTCACGGAG GAAGCTCTATATTGCTGATGCAAGACCAAGAAAAAATGCTTTAGCAAATGGAGCAATGGGTGGTGGCTCAGAGTCgtcttcaaattattttcaatctgAG ATAGTCTTTTTTGGGATAGACAACATTCATGCAATGCGAGAAAGTTTTGCACGGTTGAGAGACTACTTAGACACTCATGGCACCACATCGTCTGATGGAATGTCATCATTCTTG AGACATGGTGGTTGGACATGGGGTGGGGGCAATCTAAGCAGTATGTCAGCTTCAGTATCAACCCTTGGAGACAGTGGTTGGTTAATACATGTTCAGAGTATCCTGGCTGGTTCAGCTTGGATTGCTGCACAAATCGCTTTAGAATCAGCTTCTGTGCTAGTACATTGCAG TGATGGTTGGGATAGAACAACTCAGTTGGTTGCACTTGCTAATTTGTTACTTGATCCATACTATCGAACATTCGCTGGATTTCAG GCACTTGTTGAAAAAGATTGGCTAGCATTTGGCCATCCATTTTCGGATCGTGTGGGAATGCCAACCCTCTCTGGAAGTGGTGATATATCTTTTGAATTATGTAGGCAGTCCTCTACTGGGAGTTTTCCGTCATCACCCATGCGCCAATCGTCTGGTTCATTAGCACCTCAAGCTTCTGGTTCTTCTCATGCACAGAACAACTATTCTCCCATATTTTTGCAG TGGGTTGATTGTGTTTCACAATTGATGCGGATGTATCCATTTGCCTTTGAGTTCTCGTCG GCTTTTCTGGTGGATTTCTTGGACTGTGTGCTTTCTTGTCGCTTTGGAAACTTCTTGTGCAACAG TGAAAAGGAGAGGCAGCAATGTGGTGTTGCTGAAGCATGTGGGTGCTTGTGGGCATATCTGGCTGATTTGCGTTCTTCGGCAGGAAGCTCTCATGTTCACTATAACCTCTTTTATGATCCGCTGAAACATAATGGTCCTCTTTTACCTCCGGCTGCGGCTTTAGCCCCAACTTTGTGGCCTCAATTCCATCTGCGCTGGGCTTGTCCCACCGAAGCCCAAACTGGGGAGCTTGAAGCACAATGTAGGGACATGGCCATAAAGTtctctgaactgaagaag GCAAAAGAGTTAGCGGAAAAGAAAGCTAAAGAAACCATGATTGCTATGGAATCACAAACTGCAGAGTTAAGAAAGGAGAAGCAACTCAGGAGCAAGGCTGTGAATGTAGCCAGTAGGGCCAGCAAGGAAAGTGAAGCCATAAATCGAGCCGTTCAATCATTAGGATGCAAGGTTCAATTTTCTAGCAGTGGTGATTGTACCGTTGACTTTGAAGGTAATACAACTGAGAGTCCACTGAAAATGTCCGCTTCAAAAAGAGTATCTGATGGCAGTATACAGTATGATGAGAAATCAGATTTCTCTGTTTCAGTCACCGTAATGGATGATGTTGTTTCCAGCAATCCAATTGGCCGGGTGTGTGAAGCTTTGTGTCCATTACGCACAGGGGATGGGGGCTGCCGTTGGCCAGATGCTGGTTGTGCTCAGCTGGGCAGTCAATTTGTTGGACTAAAAGCAAACTTTGATGCTTTTGATCGGCTTTCTATTTATGATAGTTATTTTCAGTCTGAATGA
- the LOC102608799 gene encoding phosphatidylinositol-3-phosphatase myotubularin-1-like isoform X2, with product MRIVVFGFRPKTKQRRAVYDALVKCATPARIWDIYAFSSGPSKCVNTNPKVRLLNEYFRLLGKSSSSATMDMIEEGSFTLSNELWRISDINSTYTMCQSYPFALIVPECIIDQELLQASSFRARYRLPVISWCHSGTGAVLARSSQPLVGLMMNMRSNADEKLVASLCTQLAGGKMSRRKLYIADARPRKNALANGAMGGGSESSSNYFQSEIVFFGIDNIHAMRESFARLRDYLDTHGTTSSDGMSSFLRHGGWTWGGGNLSSMSASVSTLGDSGWLIHVQSILAGSAWIAAQIALESASVLVHCSDGWDRTTQLVALANLLLDPYYRTFAGFQALVEKDWLAFGHPFSDRVGMPTLSGSGDISFELCRQSSTGSFPSSPMRQSSGSLAPQASGSSHAQNNYSPIFLQWVDCVSQLMRMYPFAFEFSSAFLVDFLDCVLSCRFGNFLCNSEKERQQCGVAEACGCLWAYLADLRSSAGSSHVHYNLFYDPLKHNGPLLPPAAALAPTLWPQFHLRWACPTEAQTGELEAQCRDMAIKFSELKKAKELAEKKAKETMIAMESQTAELRKEKQLRSKAVNVASRASKESEAINRAVQSLGCKVQFSSSGDCTVDFEGNTTESPLKMSASKRVSDGSIQYDEKSDFSVSVTVMDDVVSSNPIGRVCEALCPLRTGDGGCRWPDAGCAQLGSQFVGLKANFDAFDRLSIYDSYFQSE from the exons ATGAGAATTGTTGTCTTTGGTTTCCGCCCTAAAACAAAGCAG AGGCGTGCTGTTTATGATGCATTAGTGAAGTGTGCAACGCCAGCAAGAATCTGGGATATTTATGCTTTTTCATCTGGGCCTTCCAAATGTGTTAATACCAACCCAAAGGTGCGGTTATTGAATGAGTATTTTCGTCTTCTTGGAAAAAGTTCCAGCTCTGCAACCATGGACATGATTGAAGAGGGTTCATTTACACTGTCAAATGAGTTGTGGAGAATAAGTGACATAAATTCCACCTATACAATGTGCCAGAGTTATCCATTTGCTTTGATTGTTCCAGAATGTATTAT TGATCAGGAATTGCTCCAGGCTTCCTCCTTTCGTGCACGGTATCGATTGCCTGTAATTTCTTGGTGTCATTCTG GAACTGGAGCAGTCCTTGCTCGTTCATCTCAACCCTTAGTTGGCCTCATGATGAATATGAGAAG CAACGCTGATGAAAAGCTTGTTGCTTCCCTATGCACGCAACTTGCTGGTGGAAAGATGTCACGGAG GAAGCTCTATATTGCTGATGCAAGACCAAGAAAAAATGCTTTAGCAAATGGAGCAATGGGTGGTGGCTCAGAGTCgtcttcaaattattttcaatctgAG ATAGTCTTTTTTGGGATAGACAACATTCATGCAATGCGAGAAAGTTTTGCACGGTTGAGAGACTACTTAGACACTCATGGCACCACATCGTCTGATGGAATGTCATCATTCTTG AGACATGGTGGTTGGACATGGGGTGGGGGCAATCTAAGCAGTATGTCAGCTTCAGTATCAACCCTTGGAGACAGTGGTTGGTTAATACATGTTCAGAGTATCCTGGCTGGTTCAGCTTGGATTGCTGCACAAATCGCTTTAGAATCAGCTTCTGTGCTAGTACATTGCAG TGATGGTTGGGATAGAACAACTCAGTTGGTTGCACTTGCTAATTTGTTACTTGATCCATACTATCGAACATTCGCTGGATTTCAG GCACTTGTTGAAAAAGATTGGCTAGCATTTGGCCATCCATTTTCGGATCGTGTGGGAATGCCAACCCTCTCTGGAAGTGGTGATATATCTTTTGAATTATGTAGGCAGTCCTCTACTGGGAGTTTTCCGTCATCACCCATGCGCCAATCGTCTGGTTCATTAGCACCTCAAGCTTCTGGTTCTTCTCATGCACAGAACAACTATTCTCCCATATTTTTGCAG TGGGTTGATTGTGTTTCACAATTGATGCGGATGTATCCATTTGCCTTTGAGTTCTCGTCG GCTTTTCTGGTGGATTTCTTGGACTGTGTGCTTTCTTGTCGCTTTGGAAACTTCTTGTGCAACAG TGAAAAGGAGAGGCAGCAATGTGGTGTTGCTGAAGCATGTGGGTGCTTGTGGGCATATCTGGCTGATTTGCGTTCTTCGGCAGGAAGCTCTCATGTTCACTATAACCTCTTTTATGATCCGCTGAAACATAATGGTCCTCTTTTACCTCCGGCTGCGGCTTTAGCCCCAACTTTGTGGCCTCAATTCCATCTGCGCTGGGCTTGTCCCACCGAAGCCCAAACTGGGGAGCTTGAAGCACAATGTAGGGACATGGCCATAAAGTtctctgaactgaagaag GCAAAAGAGTTAGCGGAAAAGAAAGCTAAAGAAACCATGATTGCTATGGAATCACAAACTGCAGAGTTAAGAAAGGAGAAGCAACTCAGGAGCAAGGCTGTGAATGTAGCCAGTAGGGCCAGCAAGGAAAGTGAAGCCATAAATCGAGCCGTTCAATCATTAGGATGCAAGGTTCAATTTTCTAGCAGTGGTGATTGTACCGTTGACTTTGAAGGTAATACAACTGAGAGTCCACTGAAAATGTCCGCTTCAAAAAGAGTATCTGATGGCAGTATACAGTATGATGAGAAATCAGATTTCTCTGTTTCAGTCACCGTAATGGATGATGTTGTTTCCAGCAATCCAATTGGCCGGGTGTGTGAAGCTTTGTGTCCATTACGCACAGGGGATGGGGGCTGCCGTTGGCCAGATGCTGGTTGTGCTCAGCTGGGCAGTCAATTTGTTGGACTAAAAGCAAACTTTGATGCTTTTGATCGGCTTTCTATTTATGATAGTTATTTTCAGTCTGAATGA
- the LOC102608799 gene encoding phosphatidylinositol-3-phosphatase myotubularin-1-like isoform X3, with product MAAPRPRSTRSTSLRDSDKLEGTACWDALEWTKIEPVTSSVSHANLDLLLDAERIVVEGYGVVLVNTDEAGTLIVTNFRILFLSEGTRNIIALGTIPLAAIEKLNKMAVKIQSTPRQTDKNPSRRLLQVIGKDMRIVVFGFRPKTKQRRAVYDALVKCATPARIWDIYAFSSGPSKCVNTNPKVRLLNEYFRLLGKSSSSATMDMIEEGSFTLSNELWRISDINSTYTMCQSYPFALIVPECIIDQELLQASSFRARYRLPVISWCHSGTGAVLARSSQPLVGLMMNMRSNADEKLVASLCTQLAGGKMSRRKLYIADARPRKNALANGAMGGGSESSSNYFQSEIVFFGIDNIHAMRESFARLRDYLDTHGTTSSDGMSSFLRHGGWTWGGGNLSSMSASVSTLGDSGWLIHVQSILAGSAWIAAQIALESASVLVHCSDGWDRTTQLVALANLLLDPYYRTFAGFQALVEKDWLAFGHPFSDRVGMPTLSGSGDISFELCRQSSTGSFPSSPMRQSSGSLAPQASGSSHAQNNYSPIFLQWVDCVSQLMRMYPFAFEFSSAFLVDFLDCVLSCRFGNFLCNRNYWSKRNFATFHPLKLLFY from the exons atgGCCGCGCCGAGGCCGAGGTCAACTCGGTCAACGTCTCTCCGGGACTCCGACAAGCTCGAAGGGACCGCCTGCTGGGACGCTCTCGAATGGACCAAAATTGAA CCGGTTACCAGCTCCGTATCTCACGCTAATCTTGATTTGTTGCTCGACGCTGAACGAATTGTAGTTGAG GGATATGGTGTTGTTCTTGTTAATACAGATGAGGCAGGTACTTTGATAGTGACAAATTTTCGAATTCTATTTTTG AGTGAAGGAACCAGAAATATCATTGCACTTGGCACAATACCGCTGGCAGCTATTGAGAAGTTGAACAAAATG GCCGTGAAGATTCAGTCAACCCCTCGTCAAACTGACAAGAATCCTTCACGACGACTTCTCCAAGTCATTG GCAAAGATATGAGAATTGTTGTCTTTGGTTTCCGCCCTAAAACAAAGCAG AGGCGTGCTGTTTATGATGCATTAGTGAAGTGTGCAACGCCAGCAAGAATCTGGGATATTTATGCTTTTTCATCTGGGCCTTCCAAATGTGTTAATACCAACCCAAAGGTGCGGTTATTGAATGAGTATTTTCGTCTTCTTGGAAAAAGTTCCAGCTCTGCAACCATGGACATGATTGAAGAGGGTTCATTTACACTGTCAAATGAGTTGTGGAGAATAAGTGACATAAATTCCACCTATACAATGTGCCAGAGTTATCCATTTGCTTTGATTGTTCCAGAATGTATTAT TGATCAGGAATTGCTCCAGGCTTCCTCCTTTCGTGCACGGTATCGATTGCCTGTAATTTCTTGGTGTCATTCTG GAACTGGAGCAGTCCTTGCTCGTTCATCTCAACCCTTAGTTGGCCTCATGATGAATATGAGAAG CAACGCTGATGAAAAGCTTGTTGCTTCCCTATGCACGCAACTTGCTGGTGGAAAGATGTCACGGAG GAAGCTCTATATTGCTGATGCAAGACCAAGAAAAAATGCTTTAGCAAATGGAGCAATGGGTGGTGGCTCAGAGTCgtcttcaaattattttcaatctgAG ATAGTCTTTTTTGGGATAGACAACATTCATGCAATGCGAGAAAGTTTTGCACGGTTGAGAGACTACTTAGACACTCATGGCACCACATCGTCTGATGGAATGTCATCATTCTTG AGACATGGTGGTTGGACATGGGGTGGGGGCAATCTAAGCAGTATGTCAGCTTCAGTATCAACCCTTGGAGACAGTGGTTGGTTAATACATGTTCAGAGTATCCTGGCTGGTTCAGCTTGGATTGCTGCACAAATCGCTTTAGAATCAGCTTCTGTGCTAGTACATTGCAG TGATGGTTGGGATAGAACAACTCAGTTGGTTGCACTTGCTAATTTGTTACTTGATCCATACTATCGAACATTCGCTGGATTTCAG GCACTTGTTGAAAAAGATTGGCTAGCATTTGGCCATCCATTTTCGGATCGTGTGGGAATGCCAACCCTCTCTGGAAGTGGTGATATATCTTTTGAATTATGTAGGCAGTCCTCTACTGGGAGTTTTCCGTCATCACCCATGCGCCAATCGTCTGGTTCATTAGCACCTCAAGCTTCTGGTTCTTCTCATGCACAGAACAACTATTCTCCCATATTTTTGCAG TGGGTTGATTGTGTTTCACAATTGATGCGGATGTATCCATTTGCCTTTGAGTTCTCGTCG GCTTTTCTGGTGGATTTCTTGGACTGTGTGCTTTCTTGTCGCTTTGGAAACTTCTTGTGCAACAG GAACTACTGGTCAAAGAGAAATTTTGCTACATTTCATCCCCTGAAGTTGCTGTTTTATTAA